In Hymenobacter sublimis, a single genomic region encodes these proteins:
- the fbp gene encoding class 1 fructose-bisphosphatase, with amino-acid sequence MNISTENTIAQPVGTTLERYIMRKQAEFRFATGELSQLLRDIALAGKIVNREVNRAGLTTIIGSMGQQNVQGEAQQKLDVEANIRFIRALTNGGEACAVLSEEEDDIIHTGNAQGKYVVAIDPLDGSSNIDVNISIGTIFSIYRRVSKVGEAATREDFLQGGRRQVAAGYILYGSSTMLVYTTGHGVAGFTYENSLGEFFLSHPNITIPTSGTVFSCNEGYWFDYPQYVRDYLTQCKREGQSGRYVGSLVADYHRNLLTGGIYLYPPTGKNPNGKLRVLYEAFPLAFLIEQAGGRAESGTGSILDIVATEFHQRTPLFVGSPALVERLLGETEVVPKEESVEQNHA; translated from the coding sequence ATGAATATTTCTACTGAAAACACGATTGCTCAGCCAGTTGGCACTACCCTGGAGCGCTACATCATGCGCAAGCAGGCCGAGTTTCGGTTTGCCACCGGCGAGCTGAGTCAGCTGCTGCGCGACATTGCCTTGGCCGGCAAAATTGTGAACCGGGAAGTAAACCGGGCGGGCCTGACCACCATCATTGGCAGCATGGGTCAGCAGAACGTGCAGGGCGAGGCCCAGCAGAAGCTCGATGTGGAAGCCAACATCCGCTTTATCCGGGCCCTGACCAACGGGGGCGAGGCCTGCGCCGTGCTCAGCGAGGAAGAGGACGACATCATCCACACGGGTAACGCCCAGGGCAAGTACGTGGTGGCCATTGACCCCCTGGATGGCTCCTCCAACATCGACGTGAACATCAGCATTGGCACCATTTTCAGCATCTACCGGCGCGTGTCGAAGGTAGGGGAGGCGGCCACCCGGGAGGACTTTTTGCAGGGCGGCCGGCGGCAGGTGGCGGCCGGCTACATTTTGTACGGCTCCAGCACCATGCTGGTGTACACCACCGGCCACGGGGTAGCCGGCTTTACCTACGAAAACTCCCTGGGCGAATTCTTTCTTTCCCATCCCAATATTACCATCCCGACCTCTGGCACGGTGTTCAGCTGCAACGAAGGGTACTGGTTCGACTACCCCCAGTACGTGCGCGACTACCTGACCCAGTGCAAGCGCGAGGGTCAGAGTGGCCGCTACGTGGGCTCGTTGGTGGCTGACTACCACCGCAACCTGCTCACCGGGGGCATTTATTTGTACCCGCCCACCGGCAAGAACCCCAATGGGAAGCTGCGGGTGCTGTACGAGGCTTTCCCGCTGGCCTTCCTGATTGAGCAAGCCGGCGGCCGCGCCGAGTCGGGTACGGGGTCCATCCTGGATATTGTGGCTACGGAGTTTCACCAGCGTACGCCCTTGTTTGTGGGCTCGCCGGCTTTGGTAGAAAGGTTGTTGGGCGAGACGGAGGTAGTACCAAAGGAAGAAAGCGTAGAACAAAATCACGCCTAA